A region of Athene noctua chromosome 10, bAthNoc1.hap1.1, whole genome shotgun sequence DNA encodes the following proteins:
- the LOC141964138 gene encoding heat shock transcription factor, X-linked-like isoform X1, translating into MESELSSLCFPEKLWRIMESDQFRSIWWSESRKCVAINEELFKEEVLGRAGPLRVFSMRKMKSFLRQLNYCGFTKMPQDHQRSASLPEFLAEEAAASAHSQILHYYNPSFNRDHPHLLEQRKRRGGRKRRAPEAPEVDERHPASSPDGQPAGDTPASPPALTVPTKRRAESPPSLGSARPSPEAAAPTPPEPAGAAGSAGLTPLGIFLLLSTSSQTPGGLQGAAPAPPLIAVPVLGVAAALEKPPQSQSPAVPHCPTCTCSPSPAAIVPQHDTS; encoded by the exons atggaaagcGAATTGTCATCCCTCTGCTTTCCAGAGAAGCTCTGGAGAATAATGGAAAGTGACCAGTTTCGGTCCATTTGGTGGAGCGAGAGCAGAAAATGCGTGGCCATCAATGAGGAGCTCTTCAAAGAggaggtgctgggcagggcaggacctCTACGTGTTTTCAGCATGCGGAAGATGAAGAGTTTCCTGCGGCAGCTGAACTACTGCGGATTCACCAAAATGCCGCAGGATCACCAAAGATCTGCCTCCCTGCCTGAGTTCCTGGCAGAAGAAGCAGCCGCTTCTGCTCACAGCCAG ATACTCCACTACTATAACCCCAGCTTTAACAGAGACCATCCCCACCTGCTGGAACAGCGCAAGAGGAGAGGTGGCCGCAAACGGAGAGCCCCGGAGGCACCAGAGGTGGATGAACGGCACCCGgccagcagcccagacggtcAGCCTGCAGGGGACACGCCAGCATCTCCCCCCGCGCTGACCGTACCCACCAAGCGACGGGCTGAATCACCTCCCAGCCTCGGCAGTGCCCGTCCATCTCCAGAGGCAGCTGCTCCCACACCTCCAGAGCCTGCCGGAgcagcgggcagcgcggggctcaCCCCTCTGGGCATCTTCCTCCTGCTGTCGACCAGCAGCCAAACCCCGGGTGGCCTCCAGGGTGCTGCTCCCGCTCCTCCGCTGATTGCAGTGCCCGTGCTGGGAGTAGCCGCAGCTCTGGAGAAGCCACCCCAGAGCCAAAGCCCAGCAGTCCCCCACTGCCCCACCtgcacctgcagccccagccctgctgccattGTGCCTCAGCATGACACATCCTAG
- the LOC141964145 gene encoding uncharacterized protein LOC141964145 isoform X1 encodes MESELSSLCFPEKLWRIMESDQFRSIWWSESRKCVAINEELFKEEVLGRAGPLRVFRMRKMKSFLRQLNYYGFTKMPQDHQRSASLPEFLAEEAAASAHSQILHYYNASFNRDHPHLLEQCKRRVGRKRRAPEAPEVDERHPASSPDGQPAGDTPASPPALTVPTKRRAESPPSLGSARPSPEAAAPTPPEPAGAAGSAGLTPLGIFLLLSTSSQTPGGLQGAAPAPPLIAVPVLGVAAALEKPPQSQSPAVPHCPTCTCSPSPADAGAAVVPQHGTSWSEHGELAAGQ; translated from the exons atggaaagcGAATTGTCATCCCTCTGCTTTCCAGAGAAGCTCTGGAGAATAATGGAAAGTGACCAGTTTCGGTCCATTTGGTGGAGCGAGAGCAGAAAATGCGTGGCCATCAATGAGGAGCTCTTCAAAGAggaggtgctgggcagggcaggacctCTACGTGTTTTCAGAATGCGGAAGATGAAGAGTTTCCTGCGGCAGCTGAACTACTATGGATTCACCAAAATGCCGCAGGATCACCAAAGATCTGCCTCCCTGCCTGAGTTCCTGGCAGAAGAAGCAGCCGCTTCTGCTCACAGCCAG ATACTCCACTACTACAATGCCAGCTTTAACAGAGACCATCCCCACCTGCTGGAACAGTGCAAGAGGAGAGTTGGCCGCAAACGGAGAGCCCCGGAGGCACCAGAGGTGGATGAACGGCACCCGgccagcagcccagacggtcAGCCTGCAGGGGACACGCCAGCATCTCCCCCCGCGCTGACCGTACCCACCAAGCGACGGGCTGAATCACCTCCCAGCCTCGGCAGTGCCCGTCCATCTCCAGAGGCAGCTGCTCCCACACCTCCAGAGCCTGCCGGAgcagcgggcagcgcggggctcaCCCCTCTGGGCATCTTCCTCCTGCTGTCGACCAGCAGCCAAACCCCGGGTGGCCTCCAGGGTGCTGCTCCCGCTCCTCCGCTGATTGCAGTGCCCGTGCTGGGAGTAGCCGCAGCTCTGGAGAAGCCACCCCAGAGCCAAAGCCCAGCAGTCCCCCACTGCCCCACCtgcacctgcagccccagccccgcagaTGCAGGCGCTGCCGTTGTGCCCCAGCACGGCACATCCTGGAGCGAGCACggagagctggcagcagggcagtAG
- the LOC141964145 gene encoding uncharacterized protein LOC141964145 isoform X2, whose product MESDQFRSIWWSESRKCVAINEELFKEEVLGRAGPLRVFRMRKMKSFLRQLNYYGFTKMPQDHQRSASLPEFLAEEAAASAHSQILHYYNASFNRDHPHLLEQCKRRVGRKRRAPEAPEVDERHPASSPDGQPAGDTPASPPALTVPTKRRAESPPSLGSARPSPEAAAPTPPEPAGAAGSAGLTPLGIFLLLSTSSQTPGGLQGAAPAPPLIAVPVLGVAAALEKPPQSQSPAVPHCPTCTCSPSPADAGAAVVPQHGTSWSEHGELAAGQ is encoded by the exons ATGGAAAGTGACCAGTTTCGGTCCATTTGGTGGAGCGAGAGCAGAAAATGCGTGGCCATCAATGAGGAGCTCTTCAAAGAggaggtgctgggcagggcaggacctCTACGTGTTTTCAGAATGCGGAAGATGAAGAGTTTCCTGCGGCAGCTGAACTACTATGGATTCACCAAAATGCCGCAGGATCACCAAAGATCTGCCTCCCTGCCTGAGTTCCTGGCAGAAGAAGCAGCCGCTTCTGCTCACAGCCAG ATACTCCACTACTACAATGCCAGCTTTAACAGAGACCATCCCCACCTGCTGGAACAGTGCAAGAGGAGAGTTGGCCGCAAACGGAGAGCCCCGGAGGCACCAGAGGTGGATGAACGGCACCCGgccagcagcccagacggtcAGCCTGCAGGGGACACGCCAGCATCTCCCCCCGCGCTGACCGTACCCACCAAGCGACGGGCTGAATCACCTCCCAGCCTCGGCAGTGCCCGTCCATCTCCAGAGGCAGCTGCTCCCACACCTCCAGAGCCTGCCGGAgcagcgggcagcgcggggctcaCCCCTCTGGGCATCTTCCTCCTGCTGTCGACCAGCAGCCAAACCCCGGGTGGCCTCCAGGGTGCTGCTCCCGCTCCTCCGCTGATTGCAGTGCCCGTGCTGGGAGTAGCCGCAGCTCTGGAGAAGCCACCCCAGAGCCAAAGCCCAGCAGTCCCCCACTGCCCCACCtgcacctgcagccccagccccgcagaTGCAGGCGCTGCCGTTGTGCCCCAGCACGGCACATCCTGGAGCGAGCACggagagctggcagcagggcagtAG
- the LOC141964138 gene encoding uncharacterized protein LOC141964138 isoform X2, whose protein sequence is MESDQFRSIWWSESRKCVAINEELFKEEVLGRAGPLRVFSMRKMKSFLRQLNYCGFTKMPQDHQRSASLPEFLAEEAAASAHSQILHYYNPSFNRDHPHLLEQRKRRGGRKRRAPEAPEVDERHPASSPDGQPAGDTPASPPALTVPTKRRAESPPSLGSARPSPEAAAPTPPEPAGAAGSAGLTPLGIFLLLSTSSQTPGGLQGAAPAPPLIAVPVLGVAAALEKPPQSQSPAVPHCPTCTCSPSPAAIVPQHDTS, encoded by the exons ATGGAAAGTGACCAGTTTCGGTCCATTTGGTGGAGCGAGAGCAGAAAATGCGTGGCCATCAATGAGGAGCTCTTCAAAGAggaggtgctgggcagggcaggacctCTACGTGTTTTCAGCATGCGGAAGATGAAGAGTTTCCTGCGGCAGCTGAACTACTGCGGATTCACCAAAATGCCGCAGGATCACCAAAGATCTGCCTCCCTGCCTGAGTTCCTGGCAGAAGAAGCAGCCGCTTCTGCTCACAGCCAG ATACTCCACTACTATAACCCCAGCTTTAACAGAGACCATCCCCACCTGCTGGAACAGCGCAAGAGGAGAGGTGGCCGCAAACGGAGAGCCCCGGAGGCACCAGAGGTGGATGAACGGCACCCGgccagcagcccagacggtcAGCCTGCAGGGGACACGCCAGCATCTCCCCCCGCGCTGACCGTACCCACCAAGCGACGGGCTGAATCACCTCCCAGCCTCGGCAGTGCCCGTCCATCTCCAGAGGCAGCTGCTCCCACACCTCCAGAGCCTGCCGGAgcagcgggcagcgcggggctcaCCCCTCTGGGCATCTTCCTCCTGCTGTCGACCAGCAGCCAAACCCCGGGTGGCCTCCAGGGTGCTGCTCCCGCTCCTCCGCTGATTGCAGTGCCCGTGCTGGGAGTAGCCGCAGCTCTGGAGAAGCCACCCCAGAGCCAAAGCCCAGCAGTCCCCCACTGCCCCACCtgcacctgcagccccagccctgctgccattGTGCCTCAGCATGACACATCCTAG